In Vibrio celticus, one genomic interval encodes:
- a CDS encoding CcoQ/FixQ family Cbb3-type cytochrome c oxidase assembly chaperone: MDIITFQSVWTVTVFACFIGIVWWAFGKNRKSRFDEDANLVFADEAPAKDKNQGVTK; encoded by the coding sequence ATGGACATTATTACATTTCAAAGTGTTTGGACTGTTACTGTTTTTGCTTGTTTCATCGGCATCGTTTGGTGGGCTTTCGGTAAAAATCGTAAGTCGCGCTTCGACGAAGATGCAAACCTAGTGTTCGCTGATGAAGCACCTGCGAAAGATAAAAATCAAGGAGTGACGAAGTAA
- a CDS encoding FIST signal transduction protein, protein MKFLSKVSYSLDDKIAVDELLSGVEKPDDIACLICYCTEEYSTLAVQRYFVDALPNTPIHGCTTCHGIMTETGFHSGPVIGVLIIYDSGINAYGTGIEHFSDSIDRSTFSAIDKALKNANREGEIPDLILLHSTPGNEEKVMAAIDKKFGTEVPIIGGSAADNQVSGNWSIFTEESLSINGVSLTVVFASQSIYSSFSAGHTPTRYSGTVTKVRNRILLEIDHRPAVTVYNEWTDFHLGGSDDGYIFEKSSVYPLGRKVGSSYDYPYFKLSHSIRETECNGIELFTDISEGDTIYLMQGSKQQLISRAANIIQSSYYNDMDLEEKLGAINIFCAGPMLNLKQDMDEVFEQINQALNGLPYICPFTFGEQGRLSGGENAHGNLMVSSATFYRLKK, encoded by the coding sequence ATGAAATTTCTATCAAAAGTCTCTTACTCCCTAGACGATAAAATCGCAGTAGATGAGTTGCTCAGCGGGGTGGAAAAACCTGACGATATTGCTTGTCTTATTTGCTACTGCACAGAAGAGTATTCGACACTCGCTGTGCAGAGATATTTCGTAGATGCTCTCCCTAACACTCCCATACATGGCTGTACCACTTGTCACGGCATTATGACCGAAACTGGTTTTCATTCTGGTCCAGTCATTGGCGTCCTCATTATTTACGACTCGGGGATCAACGCCTATGGTACGGGAATCGAACATTTCAGCGACTCTATAGACCGCAGTACCTTCAGCGCGATCGACAAAGCACTCAAGAACGCCAACCGAGAAGGTGAAATTCCTGATCTTATCTTGCTGCATTCCACGCCGGGTAACGAAGAAAAGGTGATGGCGGCGATCGATAAGAAATTTGGTACTGAAGTGCCAATTATTGGTGGCAGTGCTGCAGACAATCAGGTTTCCGGAAATTGGAGCATCTTCACCGAAGAGTCGCTGTCGATAAATGGCGTATCTTTAACGGTAGTGTTTGCGTCTCAGTCCATCTACTCCTCTTTCAGCGCCGGTCACACACCTACGCGCTATTCAGGCACCGTGACAAAAGTAAGAAACCGAATATTGTTGGAGATAGACCACAGGCCAGCCGTCACTGTTTACAACGAATGGACTGATTTCCACTTAGGTGGCAGTGATGATGGCTACATATTCGAAAAGTCGTCAGTCTACCCATTAGGCAGGAAAGTCGGCTCTTCTTACGATTACCCATATTTCAAATTGTCTCATTCGATCAGAGAGACGGAGTGTAATGGGATTGAGCTATTCACAGACATCAGTGAAGGTGACACCATCTACTTGATGCAAGGTTCTAAGCAGCAGTTGATTAGCCGCGCCGCTAATATCATTCAATCCTCATACTACAACGACATGGATCTTGAAGAGAAACTAGGGGCGATCAATATCTTTTGTGCCGGCCCAATGCTCAATCTTAAACAAGATATGGATGAGGTTTTCGAACAAATAAATCAAGCACTTAATGGGCTTCCGTACATATGTCCATTCACGTTTGGTGAGCAAGGCAGGCTCTCTGGTGGTGAGAATGCACACGGGAATTTAATGGTATCGTCTGCAACGTTTTATAGGTTGAAAAAATAA
- a CDS encoding heavy metal translocating P-type ATPase, protein MCESCYHCGEDVPAETDFKVEILGSVRPMCCPGCETVAQTIVDSGLVSYYQYRTAPAEKADLVPEQLLALSHYDNEDVQLEFVRNSENTSEVTLSLEGVSCAACAWLIEKQVSSKLGVVSIRVNTTTNRALLSWDNTQTKLSELLSAIHTLGYKAAPFEADQQEAAYHRSMKNYLYRLGIAGLATMQVMMLAVALYLEVFGNLEPEFKSYFRWVSLIFATPVLLYSALPFYINAWRSLKGRTLGMDVPVSIALLFAYVASLVATVTEKGEVFFESISMFTFFLLLGRFLEMRARRKAAAASGNLLKLVPAMATTLDGEQVPVKTLKVGDQIRVLPGEHIPADGKVLSGRVHIDESMLTGESIHVVKNEGDTVFAGTLNGDESFELEVMTSKADSVISNIVRLQDEAQLSKPRIAEIADVVARYFVAVILIISFGTWFYWHQTRPEDAFWIMLSVLVATCPCALSLATPTAITCSTSRMGNFGILLRKGHVFETLCKVNHLIIDKTGTLTEGDIRISQVETFAELDKDTCLKVAASLEQHANHPIAKAFKTHLSDEIEVESVNNVIGSGITGEWNGQEVAIGSSEFILGEAQPSESNGIYLSLAGRHIATFTYEDPIRKESIEFIKQFKEAGIKTTLLTGDSLINAKPVAEEIGITDIVANAKPEDKLAYLNSRDASDITMMVGDGINDAPILAGAHLSVAMGGGTDVAKASADMVLLGDKLDRLLKSRTLALKTRKIIRENLAWSLGYNLLILPLAVAGLVAPYIAVVGMSASSIIVVSNSLRLLKEQGK, encoded by the coding sequence ATGTGTGAATCCTGTTATCACTGCGGTGAAGATGTACCAGCGGAAACGGATTTTAAAGTAGAAATCTTAGGATCGGTGCGACCTATGTGTTGTCCGGGTTGCGAAACCGTAGCCCAGACAATCGTTGATAGCGGTTTGGTCTCTTACTACCAATATCGTACCGCTCCAGCTGAAAAAGCGGATCTCGTGCCAGAGCAACTTCTGGCACTCAGTCATTACGACAACGAAGATGTTCAATTGGAGTTCGTCCGTAACTCTGAAAACACCTCTGAAGTGACATTGTCACTAGAAGGTGTCTCTTGTGCTGCTTGTGCATGGCTTATTGAGAAGCAAGTCTCTTCAAAGTTAGGGGTTGTTAGTATTCGTGTTAATACCACGACTAACCGCGCCCTGCTCAGTTGGGACAACACTCAGACAAAACTGAGCGAGCTGTTGTCTGCAATCCATACCTTAGGCTACAAAGCCGCACCATTCGAGGCTGATCAACAAGAAGCCGCCTATCATCGTTCGATGAAGAATTATCTCTATCGTCTTGGTATTGCTGGTTTAGCAACCATGCAGGTCATGATGCTGGCTGTGGCGCTTTATCTTGAAGTCTTTGGTAACCTTGAGCCCGAATTCAAAAGCTACTTCCGTTGGGTGAGCTTAATCTTTGCAACACCGGTTCTGCTCTACTCTGCATTGCCTTTCTATATCAACGCGTGGCGTAGCCTCAAAGGTCGAACATTGGGTATGGATGTGCCTGTGTCGATAGCTCTGTTGTTTGCCTATGTTGCAAGTTTGGTCGCAACGGTGACAGAGAAAGGTGAAGTCTTCTTCGAATCTATCTCGATGTTTACCTTCTTCCTACTGCTTGGTCGTTTCCTTGAAATGCGCGCTCGTCGTAAAGCAGCAGCTGCTAGTGGTAACCTGCTTAAGCTCGTTCCTGCTATGGCAACAACGTTAGATGGCGAACAAGTTCCGGTAAAAACCTTAAAAGTTGGCGACCAAATTCGCGTTCTACCGGGTGAACACATTCCTGCCGATGGCAAAGTATTGTCTGGCAGAGTTCATATCGATGAATCGATGCTGACTGGCGAATCTATCCATGTGGTCAAAAACGAAGGTGATACCGTCTTTGCTGGCACATTGAATGGTGATGAATCATTTGAATTGGAAGTGATGACGTCAAAAGCGGATTCGGTGATTTCCAACATCGTTCGCCTGCAAGACGAAGCACAACTGTCTAAACCTCGCATTGCAGAAATTGCCGATGTGGTAGCGCGATACTTTGTTGCGGTGATCTTAATCATCTCATTCGGTACTTGGTTTTACTGGCACCAAACACGACCAGAAGACGCTTTCTGGATCATGCTTTCGGTATTGGTAGCAACGTGTCCTTGTGCTCTGTCACTGGCAACACCGACGGCGATTACCTGTTCCACTTCTCGCATGGGTAACTTCGGTATTTTGCTGCGCAAAGGCCACGTATTCGAAACCTTGTGCAAAGTAAATCACTTGATCATCGATAAAACAGGCACATTGACTGAGGGTGATATTCGTATCAGCCAAGTTGAAACCTTCGCTGAGCTTGATAAAGACACCTGTCTCAAAGTAGCAGCGAGCCTGGAGCAACACGCTAACCACCCTATCGCTAAAGCGTTTAAGACTCATCTTTCTGATGAGATCGAAGTAGAGTCAGTTAATAACGTGATTGGTTCAGGCATCACTGGTGAGTGGAACGGCCAAGAAGTTGCGATTGGTAGTAGTGAATTCATTCTAGGTGAAGCTCAACCATCGGAAAGTAACGGTATTTACTTGTCATTAGCTGGCCGTCATATCGCGACATTCACTTATGAAGATCCTATTCGCAAAGAAAGCATCGAGTTTATTAAGCAATTTAAAGAAGCGGGAATCAAAACGACTCTGCTGACTGGCGATTCTTTGATTAACGCTAAGCCTGTTGCTGAAGAGATCGGGATTACTGATATTGTTGCTAACGCGAAACCTGAAGATAAACTTGCTTACCTGAACTCTCGAGATGCAAGTGATATTACCATGATGGTTGGCGATGGTATTAACGATGCCCCTATTCTTGCGGGGGCTCACCTTTCCGTTGCTATGGGCGGCGGTACGGATGTGGCGAAAGCCTCTGCAGATATGGTGTTATTGGGTGATAAGCTCGATAGATTACTTAAGTCGCGTACTTTGGCATTAAAAACGCGTAAGATAATCCGTGAAAACCTAGCTTGGTCATTAGGATATAACCTACTGATCCTTCCATTGGCCGTAG
- the ccoN gene encoding cytochrome-c oxidase, cbb3-type subunit I yields the protein MQMSQEKQLEQNYNYTVVRQFTLVTILWGIVGMGVGVLIAAQLVWPQLNFDTPWLTYSRLRPLHTNAVIFAFGTSALFATSYYVVQRTCQTRLFGGPLVAFTFWGWQAIILSAAITLPLGLTSGKEYAELEWPIDIAITLVWVAYAVVFFGTMIKRKTSHIYVANWFFGAFIITVAVLHIVNSLAVPVSAFKSYSIYSGAIDAMVQWWYGHNAVGFLLTAGFLGMMYYFVPKQAGRPVYSYRLSIVHFWALVSLYIWAGPHHLHYTALPDWTQSLGMVMSLVLFAPSWGGMINGIMTLSGAWHKLRYDPILRFLIVSLSFYGMSTFEGPMMAIKTVNALSHYTDWTIGHVHSGALGWVAMVSIGSVYHLVPKLFGQERMYSVSLINVHFWLATIGTVFYIVAMWISGVMQGLMWRAVNSDGTLTYSFVESVEASYPFYFVRFLGGFIFLSGMFLMAYNTYKTVSAPKDSLKAIPQPA from the coding sequence ATGCAAATGAGCCAAGAAAAGCAGCTTGAACAAAACTACAACTATACGGTCGTCCGTCAATTTACCCTAGTTACAATTTTGTGGGGTATTGTCGGTATGGGCGTTGGTGTTTTGATTGCCGCTCAATTAGTTTGGCCACAGCTAAACTTTGATACGCCGTGGTTGACGTACAGTCGTTTACGTCCCCTGCATACTAATGCGGTTATTTTTGCGTTCGGTACAAGTGCGCTGTTTGCAACATCATATTATGTTGTACAACGTACCTGTCAGACGCGTCTCTTTGGTGGCCCTCTCGTAGCCTTTACCTTTTGGGGTTGGCAAGCGATTATCCTGTCCGCTGCAATTACTTTACCGTTAGGTTTAACCTCTGGTAAAGAATACGCAGAACTTGAATGGCCAATCGATATTGCTATTACTCTTGTGTGGGTAGCTTATGCGGTCGTGTTCTTCGGAACCATGATTAAACGTAAGACATCGCACATTTACGTAGCAAACTGGTTCTTCGGAGCCTTCATCATCACGGTTGCCGTGTTGCACATCGTTAACAGCCTTGCTGTTCCTGTATCTGCGTTTAAATCGTACTCGATTTATTCCGGAGCGATCGATGCAATGGTGCAATGGTGGTACGGACACAATGCGGTAGGCTTCCTATTGACAGCTGGTTTCCTAGGTATGATGTACTACTTCGTTCCTAAACAAGCTGGTCGCCCTGTTTACTCTTACCGTTTGTCGATTGTTCACTTCTGGGCTCTCGTGTCTCTGTATATCTGGGCTGGTCCTCACCACCTACACTACACTGCACTTCCTGACTGGACTCAATCTCTAGGTATGGTTATGTCTTTGGTTCTGTTTGCTCCATCTTGGGGTGGCATGATCAACGGTATTATGACTCTATCTGGTGCGTGGCATAAGCTTCGCTACGACCCAATCCTACGTTTCCTAATCGTTTCTCTATCATTCTACGGCATGTCGACTTTCGAAGGCCCAATGATGGCAATCAAAACGGTTAACGCACTATCTCACTACACGGACTGGACTATTGGTCACGTTCACTCTGGTGCGTTAGGTTGGGTTGCAATGGTTTCTATCGGTTCGGTTTACCACTTAGTTCCTAAACTATTTGGTCAAGAGCGTATGTACTCTGTATCTCTAATCAATGTTCACTTCTGGTTGGCAACGATTGGTACGGTTTTCTACATTGTTGCAATGTGGATCTCTGGCGTGATGCAAGGTCTGATGTGGCGTGCAGTTAACTCTGACGGTACATTAACTTACAGCTTCGTTGAATCTGTAGAAGCGTCTTACCCGTTCTACTTTGTACGTTTCTTAGGTGGTTTCATCTTCCTATCAGGTATGTTCTTAATGGCATACAACACGTACAAAACTGTTTCTGCACCTAAAGATAGCCTTAAAGCTATCCCTCAACCGGCTTAA
- a CDS encoding DUF3634 family protein produces MMYVILIGAVLVFWLVAVDRPVLKIKFSDGAIEQVKGHLPPSFKHNLQEIGHNNTFKGELKVYAKRSGYNLKFTKDVPKNVQQRIRNVFPHNGFKSKGSKKA; encoded by the coding sequence ATGATGTACGTAATCTTAATCGGTGCGGTATTAGTTTTTTGGTTAGTAGCAGTCGACCGACCGGTATTGAAAATTAAATTTAGCGACGGGGCGATCGAACAAGTTAAAGGGCATCTTCCACCGAGCTTTAAGCACAACCTTCAAGAGATTGGTCATAACAATACCTTTAAAGGCGAGCTAAAAGTGTATGCAAAACGTTCTGGCTACAATCTCAAGTTCACTAAAGATGTTCCTAAAAACGTACAGCAACGTATTCGTAACGTGTTCCCGCATAATGGTTTTAAGTCTAAAGGCTCAAAGAAAGCGTAA
- the ccoP gene encoding cytochrome-c oxidase, cbb3-type subunit III, with product MSTFWSIWVTVITIGTLIGCAALLRWCSNDKTGVEEGQDMGHEYDGIRELNNPLPKWWTYLFVSTIVFAAVYLALYPGLGNFKGLLGWTSSNQTVRSVEESRSAIAAAQANKQLDAYAKELDDADTYFGEAFRKLAHDENGLRSVPDIASDADAIKVGQRLFLQNCSQCHGSDARGQKGFPNLTDDAWLYGGEPQAIVTTIMHGRVGQMPGWKDALGEEGVKEVVSYTLSLSGRSVNAREAEAGKARFVVCAACHGTDGKGNPAVGAPDLTDRDWLFGDSRADVTETVMYGRSGVMPAWKDILGEDKVQLVSAYVWSLSNSDKE from the coding sequence ATGAGTACATTCTGGAGTATTTGGGTAACAGTAATCACAATCGGTACATTGATTGGCTGTGCAGCCTTACTTCGTTGGTGTTCCAACGATAAAACAGGTGTAGAAGAAGGTCAGGATATGGGCCATGAATACGATGGTATTCGTGAGCTTAATAACCCACTACCTAAATGGTGGACATACCTTTTCGTGAGCACAATTGTGTTTGCGGCTGTTTATCTAGCTCTATACCCAGGCCTTGGCAACTTTAAAGGTCTACTAGGTTGGACGAGCTCAAACCAAACAGTTCGTAGCGTAGAAGAGTCTCGCTCTGCAATCGCTGCTGCGCAAGCAAACAAACAGTTAGACGCATACGCGAAAGAGCTTGATGATGCAGACACCTACTTTGGTGAAGCATTCAGAAAGCTAGCTCACGACGAAAATGGTCTACGTTCTGTCCCTGACATTGCATCAGATGCTGATGCAATCAAAGTGGGCCAACGCTTGTTCCTACAAAACTGTTCGCAGTGTCACGGCTCTGATGCACGTGGTCAGAAAGGTTTCCCGAACCTAACTGATGACGCATGGCTATATGGTGGTGAACCACAAGCTATCGTGACTACCATCATGCATGGTCGTGTCGGTCAAATGCCAGGTTGGAAAGACGCTCTTGGCGAAGAAGGCGTAAAAGAAGTAGTTAGCTACACGCTTAGCCTTTCTGGTCGTAGCGTAAACGCACGTGAAGCAGAGGCAGGTAAAGCTCGCTTTGTAGTGTGTGCAGCGTGTCACGGTACTGATGGTAAGGGTAACCCTGCTGTTGGCGCACCTGACTTGACTGACCGCGACTGGCTATTCGGCGATTCTCGCGCTGATGTGACGGAAACAGTCATGTACGGACGTTCTGGTGTAATGCCGGCTTGGAAGGACATCCTCGGTGAGGATAAGGTTCAGCTCGTCTCTGCCTACGTCTGGAGCCTCAGCAACTCAGATAAAGAGTAA
- a CDS encoding FixH family protein, whose product MEQPWYKQFWPWFLIFLTVGVSMLTLVRVAILTNHSVNVVTEDYYKKGKGINVDISKVNVAKELGLSASVSEKGNSVIITLDKGKLDHFPAISAMFVHRTLPDRDFTQLLTADARGNYTLTLDQEMQGPWFIELSPHDSEWLVQGRMNFPIDTPTQLTN is encoded by the coding sequence ATGGAACAACCTTGGTATAAGCAGTTTTGGCCGTGGTTTTTGATCTTCCTAACCGTTGGCGTTTCTATGCTAACATTGGTTCGAGTCGCGATACTTACCAACCATTCAGTTAACGTTGTCACTGAAGATTACTATAAAAAAGGTAAAGGTATTAATGTCGACATTTCAAAAGTAAATGTTGCTAAAGAGCTTGGCCTATCAGCTTCAGTTAGCGAGAAAGGTAACTCAGTTATCATTACCCTAGACAAAGGCAAGCTAGACCACTTCCCTGCTATTAGCGCAATGTTCGTGCACCGTACGCTGCCTGACCGTGATTTTACTCAGCTACTGACCGCTGATGCGAGAGGCAACTACACGTTGACTCTGGACCAGGAAATGCAAGGTCCATGGTTTATCGAGCTTTCTCCGCATGATTCTGAATGGTTAGTGCAAGGTCGCATGAACTTCCCTATTGATACTCCTACTCAACTAACGAACTAA
- a CDS encoding porin family protein: protein MKISTIALSLFTAFFGISSQALASENENSPREHGHFYAGVDIGFYNETELEYRGNAIEDSSDLSDFSYNLVGGYEFNTHDVVKLGLEAEYRKIGKVSYNDLMDIEGHAFFVNIKPKFIVEGDVLDLYVSLLAGVGSMDMEAKAFGVSDSKSEAAYQVGAELGAMVTDNIDIHIGYRYANVEIESIDVSPQTAYLGARYHF, encoded by the coding sequence ATGAAAATCAGTACAATCGCCCTATCGCTATTCACCGCTTTTTTTGGCATCAGCTCGCAGGCGCTTGCTAGTGAAAACGAAAACTCACCTAGAGAGCATGGTCATTTTTATGCTGGTGTTGATATCGGCTTTTATAATGAAACTGAATTAGAATATCGTGGCAACGCTATTGAAGATTCATCTGATCTATCAGACTTTAGCTATAACTTGGTTGGAGGCTACGAATTCAATACGCACGATGTCGTTAAACTAGGGCTAGAAGCCGAGTACCGAAAAATCGGAAAAGTTAGCTATAACGACTTAATGGATATTGAAGGCCATGCTTTCTTCGTAAACATTAAACCAAAGTTTATTGTTGAAGGTGACGTATTAGATCTGTATGTATCTTTATTAGCCGGTGTTGGCTCTATGGATATGGAAGCGAAAGCTTTTGGAGTATCAGACTCTAAGTCTGAAGCAGCCTACCAAGTTGGTGCTGAGCTTGGTGCGATGGTAACAGACAACATCGATATCCATATTGGTTACCGCTATGCAAACGTTGAAATTGAATCCATCGATGTGTCACCTCAAACCGCTTACCTAGGTGCAAGGTACCACTTCTAA
- a CDS encoding DUF2971 domain-containing protein, whose product MLPKLYKFRSLHDRNIQSISECSLWFDYAKTFNNPFESNHVFNKELQQNFKIMCFSQSSDHPILWSQYGDNFKGMCIEYDLNCYNGEVNLNCFEVQYEDEPNMFRPASLRGLQTSRLGAEIFKIKHSNWRYEKEYRWVLPDDEMIGNKLYLNRECLSSVILSEHAPADRKLKVLMTCQRLGIPVKHAIAKQESFTFEVVS is encoded by the coding sequence ATGTTGCCTAAACTTTATAAGTTCAGATCGCTCCACGACAGAAACATACAATCTATTTCCGAGTGTTCGTTGTGGTTTGATTACGCTAAAACTTTTAATAACCCTTTTGAATCTAACCACGTATTCAACAAAGAGCTTCAACAAAACTTTAAGATCATGTGTTTCTCTCAGTCGAGCGACCACCCAATACTATGGTCCCAGTATGGTGACAACTTTAAAGGCATGTGTATCGAGTATGATCTCAACTGCTATAACGGCGAGGTCAATCTCAACTGTTTTGAAGTCCAGTATGAAGACGAACCGAATATGTTCCGCCCGGCATCGTTACGTGGTTTACAAACATCAAGACTGGGAGCTGAGATATTCAAAATTAAGCATTCTAATTGGCGCTATGAAAAGGAATACCGCTGGGTATTACCTGATGACGAGATGATCGGAAATAAACTCTACCTTAATAGAGAGTGCCTAAGTTCGGTGATTCTGTCAGAGCACGCTCCTGCCGACAGGAAGTTAAAAGTTCTGATGACTTGCCAGCGCCTTGGTATCCCTGTTAAACACGCAATAGCAAAGCAAGAGTCGTTTACCTTCGAAGTGGTCAGTTAA
- the ccoO gene encoding cytochrome-c oxidase, cbb3-type subunit II: protein MSSNSNNRHELVEKNVGLLAILIVIAISFGALVEITPLIFQKQTTEPVENLRVYSALEMEGRDIYIREGCNVCHSQMIRPFRSETERYGHYSVAGESVWEHPFLWGSKRTGPDLARVGDRYSDEWHRVHLIDPRELVPESNMPGFPWLAENVLDGKLTKQKLEIFRNQFGVPYTDEQIANAKQDVEGKTEMDAIIAYLQSLGHAMK, encoded by the coding sequence ATGAGCTCAAATTCAAATAATCGCCATGAGTTGGTAGAGAAGAACGTTGGCCTACTAGCGATTCTTATCGTTATTGCTATCAGTTTTGGTGCTTTAGTAGAAATTACCCCGCTTATTTTCCAAAAGCAGACTACTGAACCTGTAGAAAATCTACGTGTTTACTCTGCTCTGGAAATGGAAGGTCGTGATATCTACATTCGCGAAGGTTGTAACGTATGTCACAGCCAAATGATTCGTCCTTTCCGCTCTGAAACTGAACGTTACGGTCACTACTCTGTAGCTGGCGAAAGCGTTTGGGAACACCCATTCCTATGGGGTTCTAAGCGTACTGGTCCTGATCTAGCGCGTGTTGGTGATCGTTACTCTGATGAGTGGCACCGCGTTCACCTTATCGACCCTCGTGAACTTGTTCCTGAATCAAACATGCCTGGTTTCCCATGGCTTGCTGAGAATGTACTTGATGGCAAATTGACTAAACAGAAGCTTGAAATCTTCCGTAATCAATTTGGTGTTCCTTACACAGACGAACAAATTGCTAACGCTAAACAAGATGTTGAAGGAAAAACAGAGATGGATGCAATCATCGCTTACCTTCAATCGCTTGGCCACGCAATGAAATAA
- a CDS encoding ATP-binding protein gives MGSEGQEALQEARIELQKLKARERKLAEENRVILSTISAISKASNISEIFSSLEFVLKKYIKFDDFIVVSRVGNEGSFKTLLSNNKVFEQMNWSDCGKLSRVINGECAILFEPKSLGEFNSLHPIVLDQINSVLITGIDSGLTQSVIIFIHSNTKHFSIETKATLNRFRPLIERAVFDIENKEKLEATVRERTAELVTARKDAERANKAKSEFLAMMSHELRTPLNAIIGLIDALKSTSLNEEQQSILLNMSTSSELLLSIISDVLDFSKIESGCFSLAPQWSNVRDTVTFVLSEQKKTADDKGLALTISSDIPEGELHYIDPSRLAQILFNLIGNAIKFTERGHVHVSIKYQQSSFYITVEDTGIGISSQQLSSLFSPFVQADSTITRRFGGTGLGLAITKRLVELMRGRISVESEPEKGSKFEVQLPVLTRVTNNLANKEDESSRELRSRYSVLVVEDNPTNQMVIKLILTRQGHEVFIASNGEEAIGFIERGNDSIDIILMDVSMPVMDGLTTTKYMRDANIKTPIVALTAHTSVEDKCSCLDVGMNDFVTKPVRTKEITEAIDRLMLEV, from the coding sequence ATGGGTTCTGAAGGTCAAGAAGCGCTGCAAGAAGCACGTATTGAACTGCAAAAACTAAAAGCCCGTGAGCGAAAACTGGCTGAAGAGAACAGGGTGATCTTATCAACCATCTCTGCGATCAGTAAGGCAAGTAACATATCTGAGATATTCTCCAGTCTTGAGTTCGTGCTCAAAAAATACATTAAGTTTGACGACTTTATCGTGGTATCAAGGGTAGGGAACGAAGGCAGTTTCAAAACCCTGCTAAGTAATAACAAAGTCTTCGAACAGATGAATTGGAGCGATTGTGGCAAGCTATCGCGAGTCATCAATGGTGAATGCGCCATCCTATTCGAACCCAAGTCTCTTGGGGAATTTAACTCCCTGCATCCCATTGTTCTCGACCAAATCAACTCCGTTCTGATTACTGGTATAGATAGCGGGCTAACACAATCTGTCATCATCTTTATCCACTCAAATACCAAGCACTTTAGTATTGAAACCAAGGCCACACTAAACCGTTTCCGACCGTTGATAGAGCGTGCTGTTTTCGATATTGAGAACAAAGAAAAGCTTGAAGCAACCGTCCGAGAGCGCACAGCAGAGCTTGTCACAGCAAGAAAAGACGCGGAAAGAGCCAACAAGGCCAAGTCTGAATTCTTAGCAATGATGAGTCATGAATTAAGAACACCGCTAAATGCCATCATTGGCTTGATAGACGCCCTAAAATCCACATCACTGAACGAAGAGCAACAGTCTATACTACTTAATATGAGCACATCATCTGAGCTTTTATTGTCAATTATCAGTGACGTATTGGATTTTTCTAAGATTGAATCTGGATGTTTCTCACTAGCACCTCAATGGAGCAATGTAAGAGACACTGTAACTTTTGTATTGTCTGAACAAAAGAAGACAGCAGACGATAAAGGTTTGGCGCTAACAATATCCAGCGATATCCCTGAAGGTGAACTTCATTACATCGACCCAAGTCGCTTGGCACAGATCCTATTTAATTTGATCGGTAACGCGATTAAGTTCACTGAGCGTGGGCATGTACATGTTTCTATAAAGTACCAGCAGAGCTCTTTCTATATAACGGTGGAAGACACAGGGATTGGCATTAGCTCGCAACAACTTTCGTCGCTGTTCAGTCCATTTGTGCAAGCTGATAGCACAATCACACGTAGATTTGGTGGCACAGGTTTAGGCTTGGCCATCACTAAAAGGCTGGTTGAACTGATGCGCGGGCGCATATCGGTAGAGAGTGAGCCTGAAAAAGGCTCCAAATTCGAAGTACAGTTGCCAGTGCTTACTAGAGTTACGAATAATCTGGCTAACAAAGAAGACGAATCTTCACGAGAGTTAAGAAGCCGTTATTCAGTGTTAGTTGTCGAAGACAATCCAACGAATCAAATGGTGATAAAGTTAATCCTTACAAGACAAGGCCACGAGGTTTTCATCGCAAGTAATGGTGAAGAAGCGATTGGCTTTATTGAAAGAGGCAACGATTCAATAGACATTATCTTAATGGATGTGTCGATGCCGGTCATGGATGGATTAACCACAACCAAATACATGAGAGACGCAAACATCAAAACACCAATCGTTGCGCTAACAGCACACACATCAGTAGAAGACAAATGTTCGTGCTTGGATGTCGGCATGAATGATTTTGTGACCAAGCCAGTAAGAACTAAAGAGATCACAGAAGCAATTGATCGATTAATGCTTGAAGTCTAA